In the genome of Vicia villosa cultivar HV-30 ecotype Madison, WI linkage group LG7, Vvil1.0, whole genome shotgun sequence, one region contains:
- the LOC131618395 gene encoding glyoxylate/hydroxypyruvate reductase HPR3-like, with translation MANQNNTLPKVFLHGPPNISITLLPPNPSHNFHILNPSSILPLQHFISTNPHHASSIAAIVTLSLHPINADDIRLLPSLRFICTPSAGTNHIDLSECRRRGIQVADAGNVFSPDVADMAVALLIDVCRKISAADRWLRRQLQPSSWDFPLGSKLTGQKIGIVGLGRIGSEVAKRLEGFSCNISYNSKNRKPLVSYPYYSSVLELATNTNVLILCCELNDQTRHIVNKQVMLALGKGGIIVNVGRGGLIDEKELLRCLIEGEIGGAGLDVFENEPHVPKEFFSLDNVVLSPHAGVLTSESFNGISQVVEQNLEAFFSNKPLITPVI, from the exons ATGGCGAATCAAAACAACACTCTCCCAAAAGTATTCCTCCACGGTCCTCCCAACATCTCCATCACACTCCTCCCTCCCAATCCTTCTCACAATTTCCATATCCTAAACCCTTCTTCAATTCTCCCTCTCCAACACTTCATATCCACCAATCCCCACCACGCCTCCTCCATCGCCGCAATCGTCACTCTCAGTCTCCACCCCATAAATGCCGATGACATCCGACTTCTTCCCTCTCTCCGTTTCATCTGCACCCCCAGCGCCGGAACTAATCATATTGACCTCTCCGAGTGTCGCCGCCGGGGAATCCAGGTCGCCGACGCCGGAAATGTTTTCTCACCGGATGTTGCTGATATGGCAGTCGCTTTGTTGATTGATGTTTGCAGGAAAATCTCCGCGGCGGATCGATGGTTGAGACGACAGCTTCAGCCTTCCTCTTGGGATTTTCCACTTGGTTCTAAG TTGACAGGACAAAAAATTGGAATTGTTGGTTTGGGAAGAATTGGATCAGAAGTAGCAAAGAGGCTTGAGGGATTCAGTTGCAATATATCATACAATTCTAAGAACAGAAAACCGTTAGTTTCATACCCTTACTATTCAAGTGTGTTAGAGCTTGCAACTAACAccaatgtacttattttgtgttgtGAACTAAATGACCAAACAAGACACATTGTGAACAAACAAGTCATGTTGGCATTGGGAAAAGGGGGAATTATAGTGAATGTTGGACGAGGTGGTCTCATTGATGAAAAGGAATTGTTGAGGTGTTTGATTGAAGGTGAGATTGGAGGTGCTGGTTTGGATGTGTTTGAGAATGAACCTCATGTTCCTAAGGAGTTCTTTTCTTTGGATAATGTTGTTCTTTCACCACATGCAGGTGTATTAACTTCAGAGTCTTTCAATGGTATCAGCCAAGTTGTGGAACAAAATTTGGAAGCTTTCTTTTCGAATAAGCCTCTGATTACTCCAGTTATATAG